In Saccharomyces eubayanus strain FM1318 chromosome XV, whole genome shotgun sequence, a single window of DNA contains:
- the MTG2 gene encoding putative GTPase MTG2 yields MTIVRSSFLRRQPWGRGRFPRLYSTKVPDNAPRAADNEQWLETLRHTTPAKQGRQWPGRGTSQTDLIEVPLGDVTSINYLQRYNKHKHSQGNFVDVRIVKCRSGAGGSGAVSFFRDAGRSIGPPDGGDGGAGGSIYVQAVAGLGSLAKMKTTYIGEDGEAGAARQLDGVNGKDILIQVPVGTVVKWCLPPQKVRELVEKELWKDQGTTLRSILASKTIPLNSPCGSNEKTIQLYRHQMAESWLFKDKSKEYHETKDWFKILHKKMEAYDHSLKQSEMFYDRFPLNGLDLEQPMSKPVCLLKGGKGGLGNMHFLTNVIRNPRFSKPGRNGLEQYFLFELKSIADLGLIGLPNAGKSTILNKISNAKPKIGHWQFTTLNPTIGTVSLGFGQDVFTVADIPGIIEGASLDKGMGLEFLRHIERSKGWVFVLNLANENPLNELRLLIDEVGGLEKVKTKNVLIVCNKADIDFDNSKSLAKYLQVEQFSKGQEWDCLPISALKEENIEVLKQKLLQCARPSHDEK; encoded by the coding sequence ATGACAATAGTCCGGTCTAGCTTCCTTAGAAGGCAGCCATGGGGTAGAGGACGTTTTCCAAGACTATACTCGACAAAGGTCCCTGATAATGCACCGAGAGCGGCTGACAACGAACAATGGTTGGAAACCCTGAGACATACAACACCGGCAAAACAGGGGAGGCAGTGGCCTGGTCGTGGAACCAGCCAAACTGATCTGATTGAAGTTCCATTGGGCGATGTAACATCTATCAACTATCTACAACGGTATAACAAACACAAGCATAGCCAAGGCAATTTCGTTGATGTTCGAATAGTTAAATGTAGAAGCGGTGCTGGTGGAAGTGGAGCTGTCTCATTTTTTAGGGATGCAGGAAGGTCGATTGGCCCTCCAGACGGTGGAGATGGTGGGGCTGGAGGTAGTATTTATGTTCAAGCTGTAGCTGGATTGGGATCTTTGgcgaagatgaagacgacaTATATTGGTGAAGATGGAGAGGCGGGTGCTGCCAGGCAGTTAGATGGTGTAAACGGCAAAGATATTTTAATACAAGTTCCTGTAGGTACCGTTGTAAAGTGGTGCTTACCACCTCAAAAAGTTCGTGAACTCgtagaaaaagaactatGGAAAGATCAAGGTACTACATTAAGATCTATATTGGCCTCCAAAACCATTCCCTTGAACAGTCCTTGCGGCTCAAATGAGAAAACGATACAGTTATACCGACATCAAATGGCGGAAAGCTGGCTTTTTAAGGACAAGTCCAAGGAATATCACGAAACTAAGGATTGGTTTAAGATTTTGCATAAGAAAATGGAAGCGTATGACCATTCTTTGAAACAATCTGAAATGTTCTACGACCGGTTTCCCTTAAATGGACTTGATCTGGAACAGCCTATGTCCAAACCGGTGTGTTTGCTAAAAGGTGGTAAAGGTGGGCTCGGTAATATGCACTTTTTAACAAACGTGATCAGGAACCCAAGATTTTCCAAACCTGGTAGGAATGGTTTGgaacaatattttttatttgaattaAAGAGCATTGCAGACCTTGGGTTGATTGGTTTGCCTAATGCAGGCAAGTCTACGAtattaaataaaatttctaaTGCGAAACCAAAAATAGGACATTGGCAGTTCACCACACTGAACCCCACTATTGGGACAGTTTCGTTGGGCTTTGGGCAAGATGTCTTCACTGTGGCTGATATTCCTGGAATAATCGAGGGCGCATCACTAGATAAAGGAATGGGTCTTGAGTTTTTGAGGCATATAGAACGTTCCAAGGGCTGGGTCTTTGTTCTAAACCTAGCTAACGAAAATCCGCTGAACGAATTGCGTTTGCTAATAGATGAAGTCGGTGGTCTAGAGAAGGTCAAGACGAAAAACGTATTGATTGTGTGCAACAAAGCCGATATCGATTTCGATAACTCAAAATCATTGGCCAAGTACCTACAAGTGGAACAATTTTCTAAGGGTCAAGAGTGGGATTGCCTTCCGATAAGCGCCctcaaagaagaaaacatagAAGTTTTAAAGCAAAAGTTGCTGCAATGTGCGCGCCCGTCTCATGATGAGAAGTAG
- the DBP8 gene encoding ATP-dependent RNA helicase DBP8, whose translation MSEIAKSTDFKSLGLSKWLTESLKAMKITQPTAIQKACIPKILEGRDCIGGAKTGSGKTIAFAGPMLTKWSEDPCGMFGVVLTPTRELAMQIAEQFTALGSNMNIRVSVVVGGESIVQQALDLQRKPHFIIATPGRLAHHIMSSGEDTVGGLMRAKYLVLDEADILLTSTFANHLATCIGALPPKDKRQTLLFTATITDQVRSLQDAPAQGNKPPLFAYQVESVDNVAIPSTLKTEYILVPEHVKEAYLYQLLTCEEYVNKTAIVFVNRTMSAEILRRTLKQLEVRVASLHSQMPQQERTNSLHRFRANAARVLIATDVASRGLDIPTVELVVNYDIPSDPDVFIHRSGRTARAGRDGDAISFVTQRDVSRIEAIEDRINKKMTEANKVHDTAVIRKALTKVTKAKRESLMAMQKENFGDRRRLQKQKQMDSKSMRS comes from the coding sequence ATGTCCGAAATTGCTAAAAGCACCGATTTCAAGTCTTTAGGCCTATCGAAATGGCTTACCGAATCGTTAAAGGCTATGAAGATTACTCAGCCAACCGCCATTCAAAAGGCTTGTATTCCTAAAATTCTGGAAGGAAGAGATTGTATTGGTGGTGCCAAGACCGGTTCTGGTAAAACTATTGCGTTTGCCGGACCTATGTTAACCAAATGGTCCGAAGACCCATGTGGGATGTTCGGGGTGGTTTTGACGCCCACCAGAGAGTTGGCCATGCAAATAGCCGAACAATTTACTGCGCTTGGTAGTAACATGAACATCAGAGTATCTGTGGTGGTCGGTGGTGAAAGCATTGTTCAACAGGCTTTggatttacaaagaaagcCACACTTCATCATCGCTACGCCTGGTCGTCTGGCACACCATATAATGAGCAGCGGGGAAGACACCGTTGGGGGACTCATGAGAGCCAAGTACTTGGTCTTGGATGAAGCCGATATTCTGTTGACCAGCACTTTTGCTAATCATTTGGCCACGTGTATAGGTGCCCTACCTCCCAAGGATAAGAGACAAACTTTACTATTCACTGCTACCATAACAGACCAAGTAAGGTCACTGCAAGATGCTCCAGCACAAGGGAATAAACCTCCATTATTCGCTTACCAAGTAGAAAGCGTGGATAACGTTGCCATCCCGTCAACATTGAAAACAGAGTATATCTTGGTTCCAGAACATGTGAAAGAGGCGTATTTGTATCAGTTGTTAACGTGTGAAGAATACGTAAACAAAACCGCCATAGTATTTGTAAATAGAACGATGAGTGCGGAAATCCTAAGGAGAACTTTGAAACAGTTGGAAGTCAGAGTGGCATCGTTGCACTCTCAAATGCCCCAGCAGGAAAGAACGAACTCGTTACACAGATTTCGCGCTAATGCGGCCAGAGTCCTAATCGCTACAGATGTCGCATCCAGAGGTTTGGATATCCCAACCGTCGAGCTTGTAGTCAATTACGATATTCCTTCAGACCCGGATGTATTCATTCATAGATCCGGTCGTACTGCGCGTGCTGGTAGAGACGGTGACGCCATATCCTTTGTCACCCAAAGAGACGTTTCCAGAATAGAGGCCATCGAAGACCGTATcaacaagaagatgacAGAGGCAAACAAGGTCCATGACACCGCCGTTATAAGAAAAGCATTGACCAAGGTAACAAAGGCGAAGAGGGAGTCGCTGATGGCAATGCAAAAGGAGAATTTCGGTGACAGAAGGAGACTACAAAAGCAGAAGCAGATGGACAGCAAAAGTATGCGTTCCTGA
- the NMD3 gene encoding ribosome-binding protein NMD3 — MDFAPVDQHQHQHQNAATLLCCNCGTPIDGSTGLVMCFDCIKLTVDITQGIPREANISFCRNCERFLQPPGQWIRAELESRELLAICLRRLKGLTKVRLVDASFIWTEPHSRRIRIKLTVQGEAMTNTIIQQTFEVEYIVIAMQCPDCARSYTTNTWRATVQIRQKVAHKRTFLFLEQLILKHNAHVDTISISEARDGLDFFYAQKNHAVKMIDFLNAVVPIKNKKSEELISQDTHTGASTYKFSYSVEIVPICKDDLVVLPKKLAKSMGNISQLVLCSKISNTVQFMDPTTLQIADLSPSVYWRTPFSSLADVTQLVEFIVLDVDSTGISRGNRVLADITLARTSDLGVNDQVYYTRSHLGAICHAGDSVMGYFIANSNYNSDLFDGLNIDYVPDVVLVKKLYQRKSKKSRHWKLKRMAKEHKDIDASLDYNSKAQKQEMERAEKDYELFLQELEEDAELRQSVNLYKNQAPAAPTEEHDMDEDEDEDAPQINIDELLDELDEMTLDDGAEAAPVEAQQ, encoded by the coding sequence ATGGATTTTGCGCCTGTTGATCAGCACCAGCACCAGCACCAAAATGCTGCTACGCTTCTATGTTGTAACTGTGGTACCCCGATTGATGGGTCTACCGGGTTGGTTATGTGTTTCGACTGTATCAAGTTGACTGTGGACATTACTCAAGGTATTCCTAGAGAGGCTAACATTTCGTTTTGTAGAAACTGTGAAAGATTTTTGCAACCACCTGGACAATGGATCAGAGCCGAACTAGAATCTAGAGAATTGTTGGCTATTTGTTTGCGTCGTTTGAAGGGTCTGACCAAAGTCAGATTAGTGGATGCTTCCTTTATTTGGACAGAACCTCATTCCAGACGTATCAGAATCAAGCTTACCGTGCAGGGGGAAGCTATGACAAATACGATTATTCAGCAGACTTTTGAAGTGGAATATATTGTTATCGCTATGCAATGCCCAGACTGTGCTAGATCCTACACCACGAACACGTGGAGAGCTACCGTTCAAATCAGACAAAAAGTGGCTCACAAGAGgacatttttgtttttggaacaattgattttgaaacatAACGCTCATGTGGATACTATTTCTATCAGTGAAGCTAGAGACGGTTTGGATTTCTTCTACgctcaaaaaaatcatgcTGTTAAAATGATAGACTTCTTAAACGCTGTTGTTCCAAttaagaacaaaaaatctGAAGAACTTATCTCTCAAGATACCCATACCGGTGCGTCTACTTATAAATTTTCATATTCTGTTGAGATTGTCCCAATCTGTAAAGATGATTTGGTAGTTCTACCTAAGAAACTGGCTAAATCCATGGGTAATATCTCTCAACTCGTCTTATGTTCTAAGATTTCCAACACTGTCCAGTTTATGGATCCAACAACTTTACAAATCGCGGATCTGTCGCCATCCGTGTACTGGAGAACACCATTTAGCTCCTTGGCAGACGTCACCCAATTAGTCGAATTCATAGTCCTGGACGTGGATTCTACAGGTATAAGTAGGGGTAATCGTGTTTTGGCAGATATAACCCTTGCTAGAACTTCAGATTTGGGTGTCAACGACCAAGTTTACTATACCAGATCTCATCTCGGTGCTATTTGCCATGCAGGTGATAGTGTCATGGGTTATTTCATTGCTAATTCCAACTACAATTCAGATCTGTTTGATGGATTAAATATCGACTATGTGCCCGATGTGGTTCTTGTGAAGAAATTGtaccaaagaaagagcaagaagaGTAGACACTGGAAGTTGAAGAGAATGGCTAAGGAACACAAGGATATTGACGCCTCTCTGGATTACAACTCGAAAGCccaaaagcaagaaatgGAACGTGCCGAGAAAGATTACGAATTATTCTTGcaagaattggaagagGATGCTGAATTAAGACAAAGTGTTAACCTATATAAAAACCAAGCACCAGCTGCGCCTACTGAAGAGCATGATatggatgaagatgaagacgaagatgcTCCACAAATTAATATCGATGAACTACTGGACGAATTGGACGAAATGACTTTGGATGATGGAGCCGAAGCTGCCCCCGTAGAAGCTCAGCAATAa
- the ATG7 gene encoding Atg7p, translating into MSSERVLNYSAPFKSFLDTSFFQELSRLKLDVLKLDSTCQPLVVNLDLHNIPKSSDQVPLFLTNRSFEKHNNRSDDEVPVRGKIYNFNVLDEFKNLDKQQFLHQRALECWEDGLEDINKCVSFVIISFADLKRYRFYYWLGVPCFQRPSSTVVYVQGEGDSNHVWKTYQEWFDTNYSKWVCILNEDNDIINYNKDIFGKTKVLAVRDTSTMENTPSALTKNFLSVLQHDIPHLTDFKLLVIRQHKGSFALNVTFASRGVQSLSTNPDMKVAGWEKNIQGKLTPRVVDLGSLLDPLKIADQSVDLNLKLMKWRIVPDLNLDIIKDTKVLLLGAGTLGCYVSRALMAWGVRKITFVDSGTVSYSNPVRQALYNFDDCGKPKSEAAAASLKRIFPLMDASGVTLNIPMIGHKLVNEESQHEDFNKLRGLIKKHDVIFLLVDSRESRWLPSLLGNIEDKIVINAALGFDSYLVMRHGSRNEEPLKQLGCYFCHDVVAPTDSLTDRTLDQMCTVTRPGVAMMASSLAVELMTSLLQIKNSGSDTTVLGEIPHQIRGFLNNFSTLKLETPAYEHCPACSPKVIEAFTESEWEFVKKALNDPLYLEEISGLTLIKQEVEQLGNDVFEWEGDESDEMK; encoded by the coding sequence ATGTCATCAGAAAGGGTTTTAAATTATTCAGCACCATTCAAGTCATTTTTAGatacttcttttttccaggAACTATCTAGACTGAAGCTCGATGTTCTGAAATTGGACTCAACGTGCCAACCGCTTGTTGTGAATCTGGATCTTCATAATATTCCTAAGTCCTCCGATCAAGTTCCGCTATTCTTGACTAATcgaagttttgaaaagcaTAATAACAGGTCTGATGATGAAGTGCCCGTAAGAGGAAAGATATACAATTTCAATGTATTAGacgaattcaaaaatctggacaaacaacaatttcTGCACCAAAGAGCTTTGGAATGCTGGGAAGATGGACTAGAGGATATAAATAAGTGTGTTTCCTTCGTGATTATTAGTTTTGCTGACCTGAAAAGGTACAGGTTTTATTATTGGCTAGGTGTTCCCTGTTTCCAAAGACCTTCTTCAACCGTTGTTTATGTGCAGGGAGAAGGAGACTCAAACCATGTTTGGAAAACATATCAAGAGTGGTTTGATACCAATTATTCAAAATGGGTGTGCATACTGAATGAAGACAATGACATCATAAATTATAATAAAGATATTTTCGGAAAGACTAAAGTCCTAGCGGTGAGAGATACAAGTACGATGGAAAACACTCCTTCTGCATTgacgaaaaattttttaagtGTGTTACAGCATGACATTCCCCATTTGACAGATTTTAAGTTGCTAGTTATTAGACAGCATAAGGGAAGTTTTGCTTTGAACGTTACATTCGCCTCCCGTGGCGTACAGTCTTTATCGACCAACCCAGATATGAAAGTTGCTGGATGggaaaagaatattcaagGAAAGCTGACCCCACGCGTTGTTGATTTGGGTTCTTTACTAGATCCTTTAAAGATTGCTGATCAATCCGTAGATCTGAATCTGAAACTAATGAAATGGAGAATTGTTCCTGATTTAAACTTAGATATAATCAAAGATACAAAAGTTCTATTACTGGGTGCTGGTACGTTAGGTTGCTATGTATCACGTGCACTAATGGCGTGGGGCGTTAGAAAGATAACGTTTGTCGATAGTGGTACAGTTTCTTATTCAAATCCTGTAAGACAAGCATTATACAATTTTGACGATTGTggaaaaccaaaatcagAGGCTGCAGCTGCTTCtctgaaaagaatatttccGTTAATGGATGCTTCAGGTGTTACACTAAACATTCCGATGATTGGTCACAAATTGGTAAATGAGGAAAGTCAACACGAGGACTTTAATAAGTTAAGAGGTTTAATAAAGAAGCACGACGTTATATTCCTATTAGTAGATTCCCGAGAAAGTAGATGGTTGCCTTCGTTATTGGGTAATATAGAAGATAAAATTGTCATTAATGCTGCTTTGGGGTTCGATAGTTATCTGGTTATGAGGCACGGGAGTAGAAATGAAGAGCCTTTGAAGCAACTAGGCTGCTACTTCTGTCATGATGTTGTAGCGCCGACTGACAGCTTGACTGATCGGACGTTGGATCAGATGTGTACAGTAACTAGGCCAGGCGTTGCAATGATGGCATCTTCTTTGGCCGTTGAATTGATGACTTCTTTGCTGCAAATCAAAAACTCGGGTTCAGATACGACTGTTTTAGGGGAAATACCTCATCAAATACGTGGATTcttgaataatttttctactttaAAATTAGAAACTCCGGCGTATGAGCATTGTCCAGCATGCAGCCCTAAAGTCATAGAAGCATTTACAGAGTCGGAGTGGGAATTTGTAAAGAAAGCGTTAAATGATCCGTTATACCTTGAAGAAATTAGCGGTCTGACGCTTATAAAACAAGAAGTTGAACAGTTAGGTAATGACGTTTTTGAGTGGGAAGGTGACGAATCCGatgaaatgaaataa